The genomic DNA CAACTTTTCCCTAGAAGAAAAGAAGATAAATATTATGGATTTTATACTCTTTTGAAAAATGACAATAAAGGAATCCCTTCAATAAGGGTTGGGAAAATGATAATTTATGATTCAATAAATCCTTATAAATATGAAAAGAATACTGATGAATTTGTAGAAATTACTTTAAGAAAAGAAGGAGTAAGTTTACTTAAAGGTAAACTACAAATTGGTATGTCAATAGAAGAAGTTCAAAAAACGTTTGGGGAATATAATAAAGAATTTAATGACAGAAATATCGTAGTTTATAAAAAAGAGAATAAGGTAGCTGTTTTAAATTTTGAAAATAACATTTTAATTAAAATTAAAATAGGAGTTTATAAAAAAAATATAGACTTAAAAGAAGTTATTAATTAATTGTTCGATACTTACAACAAGTTAGTGTGTGTTATTGATTATAAATAAGTAAATCGTATAAATTTATAAAGCCATGGCAGAAATGTCGTGGCTTTTTATTTATAAGCTTGTTGCGTTTTGTAATCTCTAATTACAGAATCTATAATAGAAAATAAATGAGTTTTAAAATCACTAGACATCTCTTCAATAGCTTGTAAACCTCACGCTAATAAAGAAAAAACTTTTTATAGTTTACATTTAAAAAAAATCTGAACGATAATTCATAAAGAAGCTTATGACAAACAATATAGAAATAGACAAGTACTTAATAGAAAGTTTATTACTTTTGGAGCGGTATAAATCACCACCAAAATTACCCTATTTTATACAAAAAAATGAATTATATACAGCAAGCATATAAAGGAAATAACCAATGGTATCACTATGCCATTACGATACTTATAGTACTATTAGGATGGCAAGTAATAGGAATCATTCCGTTGTTAGTAACCGCAGTAATGCATTCTTCTGATATCGGTGAATTCTATAAAGGGATGGCCTCTGGATTTACAAACTTAGGAATTAATAATAATCTTCTTTTATGCTTAATGATTCTTATGTTTGGTTGTGGTTTATTAGCTCTTGTGCTTGCCTTAAAATACATTCATAAAAGACCTCTGAAAACCCTAATAACAAGTAGAGATAAAATAGATTGGAAGCGTTTCTGGTTTGCCTTTTTTATTTGGGGAATGGTAGCTTGTATTTTAACAGGAACAAGTATTTTGATGTTTCCAGAAGAGTATATATGGAATTTCAAACCAGTGCCTTTTTTTACATTAGTAGCCATTTCATTTATTTGCTTGCCAATACAAACGAGCTTCGAAGAATTATTTATTAGGGGATATCTCTTGCAAGGAATAGGAACTTGGGTGCAAAATAGATGGTTTCCATTAATTTTTACGGCTGTTTTTTTCGGACTTTTGCATTTTGCAAATCCAGAAGTGGAAAAGTTAGGAAATATTGCTATGGTTTTTTATATAGGAACAGGTCTCTTTTATGGAATTACTATGCTAATGGATGAAGGAGCAGAGTTGGCACTAGGTTTACATGCTATTAATAATATAATGGCGGCTTTTTTAGTAACCACAAATTGGACGGTATTTCAAACAGACGCATTGTATATAGAAACATCAGAACCTTCTGCAGGAATGGAAACACTTTTGCCTGTAGGAGTCTTATACCCATTATTACTACTTATCTTTTCAAAGAAATACCAATGGAAAAATTGGAAAGAAAAATTATTAGGAAAGGTAGAGAAACCTGTGCAATTAAAGGAGAATTATAGAGTTTTATAAGGTGACAGAAAATAAGTATCACAAAAAATTTAAATTAAATGGACATTCATTTGCTTCTGAAATGGATGTATTGGAATACACTAAAAAGATAAACTCTGAGATCCATACTTTTCTAAAAGAATGGTTTCACAAAAACGATTTTATCACGGTAAAAACGTCAGGATCTACTGGAATCCCCAAAGCAATTTATTTAAAAAAAGAACTGATGAAAAACTCAGCTCTAGCCACAGGGGAATTTTTTAAGTTAAAAGAAAAAACCAAAGCATTAATGTGCTTATCAGTAGGATATATAGCGGGTAAAATGATGCTAATAAGAGCATTGACATTAGGTTGGGAGCTAGATATTGTTCCTCCCAATTCTTATCCGTTAGAAAAAATAGAAAAAGAATACGATTTTACGGCATTGGTGCCTATGCAATTACAAAATTCATTGCATAAGCTACATTTTATAAAAAAACTTATTGTAGGAGGAGGAGTCGTTTCAAAAGAATTGGTAAAAAAACTAGAAGCAGTAAGCACAGAAGTTTTTGCTACCTACGGAATGACAGAAACGATTACTCATATAGCAGTAAAACAACTAAATCATTGCTCATCAAAAAAACAAGACAATCACTTTTATACCGTGTTACCAAACGTAAAAATTTATAAGGATAAACGAGAGTGCTTGGTAATAAAAGCTCCCAAAGTAGCAGAAGAGTTGGTTATAACGAATGACGTAGTAGCATTGGTTACTGATACAAAATTTGAATGGTTAGGTCGTTTTGATACTATTATTAATTCAGGAGGAATCAAACTCTTGCCTGAAAAAATAGAACAAAAACTATCTCCAATAATTTCACAGCGTTTTTTTGTTATAGGAATACCTGATGAAAAATTAGGAGAAAAGCTAGCGTTGATTTTAGAAGGAATACCATCAGCAGAAATTAAAAGAAGACTTTCTTTAGAAATTCAGAATTTGGAAAGCCTATCAAAGTATGAAAAACCTAAAGAGATTTATTTTACTAGCCAATTTATAGAAACAGCAACAAAAAAGATTCGAAGAGAAGCTACCTTAAACCATATTGATTTTAACCATTAGATCAGGAACTTATAAGAACAAAAAAGGTAAATAGGTTTCGTAATTAAATAATCCATCTCCTATATTATCTTTGAATTTTTGCTTCATTTTTTTGCCAAAAAAATGAAGAGAATCCCAACTTACTCCCTTAAAAAGTCTATGTATTCCCCAAATACTATGATAAAAACCCTAAATTCTTTCCTGAAAAAAGTGATGATTATTTTAATTAAAAAAAATGTAACCTATTGATTTTTAGAACAAATCTGTACAAGCTTTTTAAGAGTAGTTGAAAACCTTGTACAGAAAAAGAAGGTAAAAATCTGTACAAGCTTTTTAAGAGTAGTTGAAAATCTTGTACAGAAAAAGAGGGTAAAAAGTTGTACAAACTTTTTAAGGGTAATTGAAAACCTTGTACAGAAAAAGAGGGTAAAAAGTTGTACAAACTTTTTAAGAGTAGTTGAAAACCTTGTACAGAAAAAGAGGGTAAAAAGTTGTACAAACTTTTTAAGAGTAGTTGAAAACCTTGTACAGAAAAAGAGGGTAAAAAGCTGTACAAACTTTTTAAGGGTAGTTGAAAACCTTGTACAGAAAAAGAGGGTAAAAAATTGTACAGTGTTTTTGTGAGGGAAAAAAAGACTGTACAAAAAAGGAGGCTTCAAAATCCAAAACGCATTATTAAAAAAGAAAAACAATATTTATTAAAGCTTCACGTAAACGAATGATGTGATACTTCATAAAAAAAGTAACACAGTGAAAATCTAAAAGTAATGAATAAGATTAACTTGCTATTTCCAAATCAGTTATTTGAAAGTTCCCCACTTTTTAAAAATAAGGCGCCGTTTTATTTAGTAGAAGAGTATTTATTTTTTAAGCAGTACGCTTTTCATAAGCAAAAAATAGCTTTTCATAGAGCAACAATGAAGCAATATGCTTGCTTTTTAAGAGATCATAAAAATTTTGAGGTTGAATATATCGAAGCATCGGAAGCAGTTTCCGATATCAGAAAGCTTCTTTTTACATTGAAAGAAAAAGGAGTGCAGCAAATTCATTATATAGATCCTATAGATGATTGGCTTCAAAAAAGATTGGATAAAAAAATTGTAGAAAATGGTATGAGCGCAATTAAATATGACTCTCCGTTATTTTTAAATGCAAAAGAAGATTTAAAACCATTTTTTAAAAAGGATAAAAAGAAATTTTATCAAACAGCTTTTTATATAGAAGAACGTAAAAAGAGAAATATACTAATAGATGCAAAAGGAAAACCAATTGGTGGTAAATGGACATTTGATAAAGAAAATAGAAAAAAATATCCTGTAAAAAAACGCCCACCATTGTTAACATACCCAAGAAAATCACCTTCTTATGAGGAAGCAAAGAAGTATGTAGAAAAAGAATTTATAAATAACTATGGAAATCTAACAACAACCCCTTTATATCCAACTAATTTTAAAGAAGCAAAAAATTGGTTAGATCAGTTCTTTCATGTACGATTTGTGGATTTTGGTATTTATGAAGATGCTATTGTAAGAGAAAATTCAATATTAAATCATAGTGTCCTAACTCCAATGTTAAATATTGGTTTAATTACCCCTAAACACATTATAAATAGTTGCTTAAAATATGTGAAGAAGAATAATATTCCAATTAATTCTACGGAAGGCTTTATTCGTCAAATTATAGGTTGGAGAGAGTTTATTAGAGGAATGTATCAGTGTAAAGGAGGAGAAGAGCGGACTACGAATTTTTGGAAATTTAAAAGAAAAATACCAGCCTCATTTTATAAAGGAACTACAGGAATAAAGCCAGTAGATGAAACAATTCAAAAAGTTTTGAAAACAGGATATTGCAATCATATAGAACGCTTGATGATTTTAGGAAATTTTATGATGCTTTGTGAGTTTCATCCCGATGAAGTTTATAAATGGTTTATGACGCTATTTATAGATGCTTATGATTGGGTTATGGTACCAAACATTTATGGAATGAGTCAGTTTTCAGATGGAGGTTTAATGGCAACTAAACCGTATATTAGTGGAAGCAATTATTTAATGAAAATGAGCAATTATAAAAAGGGAGAATGGCAAGCTACTTGGGATGGTCTCTTTTGGAGATTTATGAACAAGTATAGAGGCTTTTTTTTATCAAATCCTAGGTTAAAAATGTTAGTGCATATGTTTGATAAAATGCCTTTAGAAAAACAACAGAAACATATGAAAGAGGGAGAGGAATATTTGACGAGATTATCAGAAATATGCATGAAAGAATACCGTTAATAATGATCTTTTTTACATGATAAAACTATAAGTACTTTTTCTTTTCGTAAAATAACTATATCTTGCAAATTATTATGCATGCATAATAAAACAACAAAACTACAAAAAATGACAAAATACAAACACATCTTTGAACCATTAGACTTAGGTTTTACCACTTTAAAGAATAGAGTTTTAATGGGGTCAATGCATACAGGGCTGGAAGAGGAGAAAGATGGAATCGAAAAAATAGCAGCGTATTATGCAGAACGTGCTCGTGGAGGAGTAGGACTTATTGTTACAGGAGGAATTGCTCCAAATATTCAAGGTTGGACGGCTCCTTTCTCGGCAAGAATGAGTACTAAGAAGCATGCTCGTCATCATAAAGTCATCACAGAAGCCGTGCATAAAGAAGGAGGAAAAATATGTATGCAAATACTACATTCAGGTCGCTATGGATACCACCCAATTACAGTAGCACCTTCAAAAATACAAGCACCAATAAACCCATTTAAACCATTTGAGTTAAAAGCATCAGGAATTCGAAGAACGGTGAATGATTTTGTAAACTGCGCTAAACTATCAAAAGAAGCAGGGTATGATGGAGTAGAAATCATGGGGTCTGAAGGGTATTTGATCAATCAGTTTATTGTAAAAAGAACTAATAGAAGAACAGATAACTATGGAGGAAGTTATGAAAATAGAATTCGCTTAGCAGTAGAAATTGTAAGAAAAACAAGAGAAGCAGTTGGTGAAAACTTTATCATAATCTTTCGTTTGTCAATGCTAGATTTAGTAGCACAAGGAAGTTCTTGGGAAGAAGTAGTCCAATTAGGAAAAGAAATAGAAAAAGCAGGAGCTACTATTATTAATACCGGTATCGGATGGCATGAAGCAAGAATTCCTACAATAGCTACTTCAGTACCTAGAGCGGCTTTTACTTGGGTAACTCAAAAGATGAAAGAAGAATTGTCAATTCCATTAGTAACTTCTAATAGAATTAATATGCCAGAAACGGCTGAAAAAGTTTTGGCAGAAGGGCATGCAGATATGATTTCAATGGCACGTCCATTTTTGGCAGACCCAGAGTGGGTTAATAAAGCAAAAGAAGAGCGAGAAGAAGAAATTAATACCTGTATTGCTTGTAATCAAGCTTGTTTAGATCATGCTTTCCAAAAGAAAGTAGCAAGTTGTTTGGTAAATCCGAGAGCATGCCATGAAACAGAATTAAATTACCATCCAACAAGTAAAAAGAAACGAATAGCAGTAGTAGGAGCAGGACCAGCTGGTTTAGCAGCCTCAACAATAGCTGCTCAACGAGGGCATGAGGTAACACTATTTGATGGAGATAAAGAAGTTGGGGGGCAGTTTAATATAGCCAAACAAATTCCAGGTAAAGAAGAATTTTACGAAACCATTAGATACTTTAGAAAGCAGTTAGAGTTGCATAAAGTAAATGTAAAACTCAATACAAGAGTTTCTGCAGAAGATATAGCCAATGGCAATTTTGACGAGGTTGTTTTAGCTACAGGAATTTCGCCAAGAACACCTCGTATTGAAGGAATAGAACACGAAAAGGTTTTAAGCTATATTGATGTTATAAAACATAAAAAAGAAGTAGGAAAGAGAGTTGCTGTTATTGGAGCAGGGGGTATTGGTTTTGATGTGTCAGAATACTTAGCACATGAAGGTGAAAGTACTTCTCAAAATATAGATGCTTGGTTAAAGGAGTGGGGAATTGATAAAACATTGGAAGCACGTGCAGGAATTGAAGGAGTAACAGCAGCAGTACATCCATCACCACGAGAAATCTTTATGTTTAAGCGTAGTAAAGGAAAATTTGGAGGAAAGTTAGGGAAAACTACTGGATGGATTCATAGAGCTACTTTAAAGAAAAAGAACGTACAGTTTATCAATGAAGTACAGTACACCAAAATAGATGATCAAGGATTGCACTATATTCAAAATGAAGCGCAAAAAGTGCTGGAAGTAGATCATGTCATTATTTGTGCAGGGCAAGTACCATTTAAAGAATTATTAAATCCATTATCAGCAAAAGGTATAAAAGTTCATGTAATTGGAGGAGCAGATGTAGCAGCAGAGTTAGATGCTAAAAGAGCAATTAACCAAGGAAGTAGATTGGCAGCTGAACTATAAGCAAATCTCTACAAATAGAACATAATTTAGAATAACCGAGTAAAAAGTCCTATTTAGATAGGATTTTTTTTATGAACAGTATTCTTCCCTTGAAAGAATAAAATAAATGTCGATATTTGTGGCTAACATTTCGCGTAAGAGATTGAAGTATTGCCAAGCTCCACATAGGAGTAATTACTTAAAATCTTATTCCCCCTAGGATACGCCTAAAAACAAGAAATTATGGCAATGAATAAAAACACAGTACTAAGTTGGGCAACTTTTATAATGATATTGATGGGATTACTGTTGGTAAGTTTAGCAGTATTCAAATATGATGAAATCGCAGGATATGGCTTTGGAGCTGTAGGTCTTGGTTTTTTTGCTAATGCTTGGGTATTCAATGCTTTAAAAGGAAGAGTTTAAAAAATAATTTAGTATATAAAATATTATGTCTGACGATAAAAAAGTCATCTTTTCGATGAACAAGGTCTCAAAGACCTACCAAAGTACAGGAAAACAAGTTTTAAAAGATATTTACCTAAGCTTTTTTTATGGAGCTAAAATAGGAATTCTTGGTTTAAATGGTTCGGGTAAATCTACCTTATTAAAAATCATAGCAGGGGTAGAAAAAAACTTCCAAGGTGATGTGGTTTTTTCACCTGGATATAAGGTAGGCTACTTAGAACAAGAGCCTCAGCTAGATGAATCAAAAACGGTGATGGAAGTTGTAAAGGAGGGAGTGGCAGAAACTGTAGCTGTTTTAGATGAGTATAATAAAATTAACGATATGTTTGGATTGGAAGAGGTATATTCTGATGCTGACAAGATGGAAAAGTTAATGGCTCGTCAAGCAGAATTACAAGATAAAATAGATGCCTCTAATGCTTGGGAGTTAGATACAAAGTTAGAAATAGCAATGGACGCATTACGTACTCCTGACTCTGATAAATTAATAGGAGTTTTATCAGGAGGAGAGCGTCGTAGAGTAGCATTATGTAGGTTGTTATTACAAGAACCTGAAATTTTACTTTTAGATGAGCCTACTAACCATTTAGATGCAGAAAGTGTTCATTGGTTAGAGCAGCACTTAGCCCAATATAAAGGAACTGTGATTGCAGTAACGCATGACCGATACTTTTTGGATAATGTAGCTGGGTGGATTTTAGAATTGGATAGAGGAGAAGGAATTCCTTGGAAAGGTAATTATTCGTCTTGGTTAGACCAAAAGGCATCAAGAATGGCACAAGAAAGCAAAACAGCTTCCAAACGTCAGAAAACTTTAGAAAGAGAGCTTGAATGGGTACGTCAAGGGGCTAAAGGACGTCAAACAAAACAAAAGGCTCGTTTGAAAAGCTATGAAAAGTTAATGAGTCAAGACCAAAAGCAAACAGAAGAAAAATTAGAAATTTATATCCCTAATGGCCCTCGTTTAGGAACGAATGTAATTGAAGCAACAGGGATTTCAAAAGCTTTTGGAGATAAGCTATTATATGACCATTTGGAATTCAATTTGCCGCAAGCAGGAATTGTAGGGATCATAGGACCTAATGGAGCTGGTAAAACAACTATTTTTAAGATGATAATGGGAGAAGAAACTCCTGACGGAGGAAGCTTTAAAGTAGGAGAAACAGCAAAAATAGCTTATGTAGATCAGGCACATGCTAATATAGATCCGGAAAAGTCTATTTGGGAAAACTTTTCAGATGGGCAAGATTTGGTAATGATGGGAGGAAAACAAGTAAATTCCAGAGCTTATTTGAGCCGTTTTAATTTTGGAGGCAGCGAGCAAAACAAAAAAGTGAGTACACTTTCAGGAGGAGAACGCAATAGGTTGCATTTAGCCATGACATTAAAAGAAGAAGGAAACGTATTATTACTAGATGAGCCTACCAATGATTTAGATGTAAATACATTGAGAGCTCTTGAAGAAGGCTTGGAGAATTTTGCAGGGTGTGCGGTAGTGATTTCTCATGATAGATGGTTTTTAGATCGTATTTGCACGCATATCTTAGCCTTTGAAGGAAATAGCGAGGTGTATTTCTTTGAAGGGTCTTTTTCAGATTATGAAGAAAATAAAAAGAAACGTTTAGGAGGAGATTTAATGCCAAAGCGTATCAAATACAGAAAGTTAATCAGATAAGGAATAATTCTACTTATAAGGATATATAAAAAAGCCATCAGATATTTTAATCTCTGATGGCTTTTCTAATAGAAAATACTTTGAAGAATTAGGCCAAATTGAAAGAAATTTTAATTCCTTCAATAACCATACTTGTACCAATAATAGCAATAATCAATCCCATAATCTTACCAATTACAGAAATAACATTATCTCCTATTTTTTTAGCAATTAAATCGCTTATACTAAATGTAATATAAGTTAATAAACACATAAATCCGAAAATAAGGATCACTAAACCTATATGTACATATGTTGAATTGGCAACAAAATTCATTGCTGTAACAATAGTTCCGGGGCCAGCAAGAATAGGAATCGCTAAAGGAGAAACAGCAATGTTTTCATCAATATTTGCTTCCTTTAAATTCCTAACGTTAGATTTTTTAGACTGTAACATTTCGAAACCTACATAAAAAATTAAAATTCCCCCCGTAATTTTAAAAGCAGGTATTGTAATTCCAAATAATTCAAAGATAAACTTACCTAATAAAGAGAAAGCAGTAATGATAATGAAGGCTATGATTACTGCCTTCTTATTTATTTTTTGCTTTGTCTCTTTATCGGCTCCTTGTACTAAAGATAAAAAAATAGGCATATTAGAAATAGGATTCATAATAGCAAAAAAACCTGTAAATACAGTAATTGAAAATGTTAAGAGGTGTTCCATTAAATGAGATATTGTTATAAGTTATTTGATAATTTAATCATGTGTGTTTTGAAGAAGGGGGAGTTGAGTTTAGAAAAAAGAATTAGATTTTTTTTTATACATTTAAGATTCATAAAAGTTTATCTTATAAAGAGTTATATGTTTAGCGCAAATATACTAGATTTTATACAATGAAAGCTTTTACTTTTTGGCAGGATGTAATTGGGGTTTAATGATATTAAAAAATAAGGAAATATGGAATTAAAAGGTAAAGTGGTTTTGGTAACGGGGGAGCATCTGGCATAGGAAAAATTATAACGCGTTTGATGTTAGAAAGAGGAGCAAGTGTAATTATTTGGGATATAAACAAGTCTAAAATAGCAGCAACAATTTTAGAATTTTCAGAATTAGGAAAGCTTATAGGTTTTAATTTAGATGTTTCTAAGCTCGAAGAAGTGCAAGAAATAGCTAAAGAAGTAAGATTAAATTACGGTAGTATTGATGTACTGATAAATAATGCAGGAATTGTTATAGGGAAGTATTTTCATGAACATTCCGCATCCGATATTATCAGAACAATAAACATTAATGCAAAGGCTCCTATGTTGGTTACTATGGAGTTTTTACAAGGAATGCTAGCTAAAAATTCAGGGCATATTTGCAATATAGCTTCCTCGGGAGGCTTGGTATCAAATCCTAAAATGTCAGTGTATGTAGCTAGTAAATGGTCTTTGATAGGTTGGTCTGATAGCTTGCGACTAGAAATGAAACAGTTAGGCAAAAGCATTGGCGTAACGACTATCATGCCATATTATATTAATACAGGAATGTTTGAAGGTGTACAATCAAAAATCCCCATATTAAATCCAGAAGCAGCAGCACTTACCATTGTCAAAGCGATCGAAAAAAATAAAAGAATGCAAACAATACCGGGCTATCTTTACAGGCTTACTAGGTTAGGGCAAGCAATAATGTCTATAGATGTATTTGATTGGTTTGCAGGTAGTCTATTAGGTATTTATAAGACAATGAGCAATTTTAAAGGTCGCAAAAAATAATGTCAATTAAGATTTAAAAAGCAATTTAAGATAACGTTATCTCCTAATAGGGAAGGGAAAAAACTTTTTATTTCGGCAATTTTCCATGGTAAACGGTACAAGATAAAATAAATAAAGGCTATTTAAATAGCCTTTATTTATTTTACTTAGTAATTTACATACTTAGTAATTTCTAGGCCATAACCAATCATTCCTACACGCTTGGTTTGTTGAGAATTAGAAACTAATTGCAGTTTATGAATGTGCAAGTCATGCAAAATTTGAGCCCCTATTCCAAAATCTTTATTATCTAAAGTAATACTAGGAGCCTTCATTGCTCCTTTAGCTTGATTTTTCTTTAAAATATGGAGTCTGTTTAACAAGTTTAAGGATTGGCTTTGTTGATTTATAAACACAATTGCACCTTTACCTTCATCATTGATAATCTTAAACATCTGGTCCAGTTTTTTATCTGCATTATTCGTTAGCGTTCCAAGAATATCATTATTAACTAAGGTAGAGTTTATTCTAGTTAATACAGGTTCATCTTTAGACCAAGTTCCTTTCGTTAAGGCAATATGTATTTGATCGTTTGTTGTTTGTTTATAGGCTCTTAAACGAAACTCTCCAAAACGAGTTTCAACATTAAAATCCTCCTTTTTTTCTATTAAAGAATCATGCTCCATTCTATACGCAACCAAATCTTCAATAGAAACAATCTTTAAATCAAATTTTTTAGCTACTTCTATCAATTGAGGCAAGCGTGCCATAGAGCCATCTTCATTCATTATTTCAACGATAACTCCAGCAGGTTGTAATCCTGCTAAACGTGCAAAATCAATGGCAGCCTCTGTATGCCCAGTTCTTCTTAAAACACCACCTTCTTTAGCGCGTAAAGGAAAAATGTGACCAGGTCTTGCCAAATCAAAAGGTTTGGTTTCTTCACTGATAAGAGCTTGAATTGTTTGGGCTCTATCCGAGGCAGAAATCCCCGTAGTAACCCCTTTACCTCTTAAATCAACAGAAACAGTAAAAGCCGTTTCCATAGGATCCGTATTATTATGAACCATCATTTCTAACTCCAGTTCCTTACAGCGCTTTTCAGTCAAAGGAGTACATATTAATCCTCTACCATGAGTAGCCATAAAGTTAACCATTTCAGGAGTTATTTTTTCTGCAGCAGCAATAAAATCTCCTTCGTTTTCACGGTTTTCATCATCAACTACAATGATTACTTTACCATTTCTTATATCCTCTATAGCTTCTTTAATTGTATGAAGTTGTGTGTTATTTTGTGTTATTGTCATCATGGTGCTGTTTTTCTTTTGAAGAAAAAATATTTTTAAAAAAGGTACTTATTGGAGCTGAAAAACTATTAATGTCAAATAGCCCTTTGTCTTTAGCGGCACGAGTTGTTAAAACTAAAGCAAAAGGAAGCATTAATACAAATGATAGCCACGAGCCAATAATTGCCGTTATGGAACTTTCTTCCGCTAAGTTTCGTCCAAAGGTATTAGAGAAAAAATACAGAACATAAATTCCAATAGCAAGAACCATTGGCAATCCCATTCCGCCTTTTCTTATAATAGAACCTAAGGGAGCTCCAACAAAAAATAAAAGCAAACAAGAAAAAGAAAAAGCTAC from Tenacibaculum maritimum NCIMB 2154 includes the following:
- a CDS encoding CPBP family intramembrane glutamic endopeptidase, with product MNYIQQAYKGNNQWYHYAITILIVLLGWQVIGIIPLLVTAVMHSSDIGEFYKGMASGFTNLGINNNLLLCLMILMFGCGLLALVLALKYIHKRPLKTLITSRDKIDWKRFWFAFFIWGMVACILTGTSILMFPEEYIWNFKPVPFFTLVAISFICLPIQTSFEELFIRGYLLQGIGTWVQNRWFPLIFTAVFFGLLHFANPEVEKLGNIAMVFYIGTGLFYGITMLMDEGAELALGLHAINNIMAAFLVTTNWTVFQTDALYIETSEPSAGMETLLPVGVLYPLLLLIFSKKYQWKNWKEKLLGKVEKPVQLKENYRVL
- a CDS encoding AMP-binding protein, whose translation is MTENKYHKKFKLNGHSFASEMDVLEYTKKINSEIHTFLKEWFHKNDFITVKTSGSTGIPKAIYLKKELMKNSALATGEFFKLKEKTKALMCLSVGYIAGKMMLIRALTLGWELDIVPPNSYPLEKIEKEYDFTALVPMQLQNSLHKLHFIKKLIVGGGVVSKELVKKLEAVSTEVFATYGMTETITHIAVKQLNHCSSKKQDNHFYTVLPNVKIYKDKRECLVIKAPKVAEELVITNDVVALVTDTKFEWLGRFDTIINSGGIKLLPEKIEQKLSPIISQRFFVIGIPDEKLGEKLALILEGIPSAEIKRRLSLEIQNLESLSKYEKPKEIYFTSQFIETATKKIRREATLNHIDFNH
- a CDS encoding cryptochrome/photolyase family protein, whose amino-acid sequence is MNKINLLFPNQLFESSPLFKNKAPFYLVEEYLFFKQYAFHKQKIAFHRATMKQYACFLRDHKNFEVEYIEASEAVSDIRKLLFTLKEKGVQQIHYIDPIDDWLQKRLDKKIVENGMSAIKYDSPLFLNAKEDLKPFFKKDKKKFYQTAFYIEERKKRNILIDAKGKPIGGKWTFDKENRKKYPVKKRPPLLTYPRKSPSYEEAKKYVEKEFINNYGNLTTTPLYPTNFKEAKNWLDQFFHVRFVDFGIYEDAIVRENSILNHSVLTPMLNIGLITPKHIINSCLKYVKKNNIPINSTEGFIRQIIGWREFIRGMYQCKGGEERTTNFWKFKRKIPASFYKGTTGIKPVDETIQKVLKTGYCNHIERLMILGNFMMLCEFHPDEVYKWFMTLFIDAYDWVMVPNIYGMSQFSDGGLMATKPYISGSNYLMKMSNYKKGEWQATWDGLFWRFMNKYRGFFLSNPRLKMLVHMFDKMPLEKQQKHMKEGEEYLTRLSEICMKEYR
- a CDS encoding oxidoreductase, whose protein sequence is MTKYKHIFEPLDLGFTTLKNRVLMGSMHTGLEEEKDGIEKIAAYYAERARGGVGLIVTGGIAPNIQGWTAPFSARMSTKKHARHHKVITEAVHKEGGKICMQILHSGRYGYHPITVAPSKIQAPINPFKPFELKASGIRRTVNDFVNCAKLSKEAGYDGVEIMGSEGYLINQFIVKRTNRRTDNYGGSYENRIRLAVEIVRKTREAVGENFIIIFRLSMLDLVAQGSSWEEVVQLGKEIEKAGATIINTGIGWHEARIPTIATSVPRAAFTWVTQKMKEELSIPLVTSNRINMPETAEKVLAEGHADMISMARPFLADPEWVNKAKEEREEEINTCIACNQACLDHAFQKKVASCLVNPRACHETELNYHPTSKKKRIAVVGAGPAGLAASTIAAQRGHEVTLFDGDKEVGGQFNIAKQIPGKEEFYETIRYFRKQLELHKVNVKLNTRVSAEDIANGNFDEVVLATGISPRTPRIEGIEHEKVLSYIDVIKHKKEVGKRVAVIGAGGIGFDVSEYLAHEGESTSQNIDAWLKEWGIDKTLEARAGIEGVTAAVHPSPREIFMFKRSKGKFGGKLGKTTGWIHRATLKKKNVQFINEVQYTKIDDQGLHYIQNEAQKVLEVDHVIICAGQVPFKELLNPLSAKGIKVHVIGGADVAAELDAKRAINQGSRLAAEL
- a CDS encoding CAL67264 family membrane protein — encoded protein: MNKNTVLSWATFIMILMGLLLVSLAVFKYDEIAGYGFGAVGLGFFANAWVFNALKGRV
- the ettA gene encoding energy-dependent translational throttle protein EttA, translated to MSDDKKVIFSMNKVSKTYQSTGKQVLKDIYLSFFYGAKIGILGLNGSGKSTLLKIIAGVEKNFQGDVVFSPGYKVGYLEQEPQLDESKTVMEVVKEGVAETVAVLDEYNKINDMFGLEEVYSDADKMEKLMARQAELQDKIDASNAWELDTKLEIAMDALRTPDSDKLIGVLSGGERRRVALCRLLLQEPEILLLDEPTNHLDAESVHWLEQHLAQYKGTVIAVTHDRYFLDNVAGWILELDRGEGIPWKGNYSSWLDQKASRMAQESKTASKRQKTLERELEWVRQGAKGRQTKQKARLKSYEKLMSQDQKQTEEKLEIYIPNGPRLGTNVIEATGISKAFGDKLLYDHLEFNLPQAGIVGIIGPNGAGKTTIFKMIMGEETPDGGSFKVGETAKIAYVDQAHANIDPEKSIWENFSDGQDLVMMGGKQVNSRAYLSRFNFGGSEQNKKVSTLSGGERNRLHLAMTLKEEGNVLLLDEPTNDLDVNTLRALEEGLENFAGCAVVISHDRWFLDRICTHILAFEGNSEVYFFEGSFSDYEENKKKRLGGDLMPKRIKYRKLIR
- a CDS encoding MarC family protein, with the translated sequence MEHLLTFSITVFTGFFAIMNPISNMPIFLSLVQGADKETKQKINKKAVIIAFIIITAFSLLGKFIFELFGITIPAFKITGGILIFYVGFEMLQSKKSNVRNLKEANIDENIAVSPLAIPILAGPGTIVTAMNFVANSTYVHIGLVILIFGFMCLLTYITFSISDLIAKKIGDNVISVIGKIMGLIIAIIGTSMVIEGIKISFNLA